Part of the Pelmatolapia mariae isolate MD_Pm_ZW linkage group LG3_W, Pm_UMD_F_2, whole genome shotgun sequence genome is shown below.
tgctgccattgttggaaactgagcagggccgcactatgaattctgggacacagtttcttcttcttcggggtttaacggcagctggcatccttatACATGCAGCGCTGCCAtgttctgtttcagtccgttacaGTTTcagttattacactcttaaatcctactacttattcttgcgtcttttgggatcttacgaaggttcaaacgacgcgtcgactattaaattagatGTCGATGATTTTGATTGTCGTCATGGCAGCCCTAATATCAACGCAGAGATTGTTCAGTAAACTTCATTTGCTACTTCATCAGTCAGAGGAGTAGGAAGTGGgggattatttttgttcttttttttacagatcAAAATAACAGCCACGGGAACTGGtacaagaaacaaaagaaaatatatcACTTTATATCTAATGActccatcctctgtgtctccttgttgacctgcaggtgagaaacaggtgtgaggtgtcagctgtcaggtaggtgatgagtgaagaacagaacagaatccatttcctcttcaaactgctgtcagacattatctactgcactctgatcacatcactcagaccagctgctttctacaaagtctcatcaacaacatctttagaaacaaacatcaagtcTAATGAGCGTCtgaacttctttaagttgcttgaagacatttcacctctcaacCGAGAAGAGTGTCCCCCCAAAAGGGacatggaccccctaatgatcctctacctaatcacaatagccaaggtgtaaaaacaggtgTAGGTCACAAATGGcctggtaaatggtaaatggcctgtatttatatagcgctttaattGTCCCTAAgaaccccaaagtgctttacatatccagtcatccacccattcacgcactggtgatggcaagccacattgtagccacagccaccctggggcgcactgacagaggcgaggctgccgaacactggtgccaccgggccctctgacccccaccagtaggcaatgggtgaagtgtcttgcccaaggacacaacgattgagactgtccaagccggggctcgaaccggcaacctttcAATTACAAGGCGAGCTCCCAAcacttgagccacgatcgccccgatcaatcagccaaggtttcaggtgagctcattgtgaaatcTAGCCCCATAAGACCTAGTCCTATTATGAGGATGGCGAGCCACCCGACCTTGCAGGATGGCGCAGGATGGCGAGCCACCCGACCACCGCTGTATTGCGGTAGGACTGATAAATCTATATGAACTGATAAATGGACGTCAACTTCCTACCTGTTTGGAAACACGGCTTATTGCAGGTCAACTAAACTAAGCTGACTATACCTTGTCCAACTTCCTCTTGGGACCAAAttagtttttttgtattattattattgttgttattatcatcattatcattgtgttttttataatatatatgtagttgggaataaataatttttcagtGCCTCAATAATGCTATGCTTATTTATTAAGAAGTGTTATGAAGTTATATAGTGTAGTATTAAGTCGACacagccctgaaaaataaaggcattagACCATGTGTCAATGGGGAGTAGAAATTGCAGACTCTCGCTCACGCTTGCCTGGGAAAATTAGACAAGAGGGCACCATCTCTAgtggaaagttactgagacactgttgtttagactagaatGAGAGAGCTTCTGTAATTAAACTGTCAGGGGCAcaccaccattttgagatcTGCGGCAACGTGTCATGCAGGACGCATCTACCTTCTAGAAGtaataaagtgttaaatggtCTACTGAGCAGTGTTCTGTCTTCCATCGGCTGCCtctgaggaatcaaaagaactcggtgaagtgttgatatttaaaatgtatatatatttttcttttgtttatctgTCTATAAATTTCATCTCACCATAAGATACATAATACATGTATATTCAggttctacttctgttgtttgtattttatccGCACACTCAGGCTCCATAATCGAAGCACTTCTGACTAGCTTATTATCAAGCTGCAGTCAGGCACCCTGATCCTTTACTGCGTTACATTGTGCCAtgcgtttatgaagtggctgtttggtttctccaatttagaggtctgagcattccTCGTTACATTGTACAGTATACACAATGATTTTAAGTTTGTGAGGAGTTTTGTCTTCGGGaagaaccagtttttgtctgagtgtgttccTGGGTCTAAAGAACACTGGGATGTTCTCCCATCGGGCTTAAGTCTGGGACTCTCTGCCATTTGAACCTAGAAccgaagaagcttcttggatgagagtgAGACATCTTTAAGCAACGTAAAGatgtccagatgcttttctttccgagCTCCTTAGATTACGATGAGCTGGATGACTGAAAActttcacagacaaacaaacatcaacaaccaggaagcagcttcacctctgatcacacacacactcaactctactcactcacctggaggaacaacaCTCAGGTTGACAACACTGATGAGGTCACTATCCAGTtttgctctccttctgtgttttGCTCCCTTCATGAAGACGCAACACATGtatgttccagtgtcattaattgtcacattcttcagaatcaaagacacgtctccatccttcatctgtctgtcctgcagatccactcggttcttaaaagatggatgctggtcatCTGGAATAAACTTCTGGTCCTGGTAAAAGAAGACATGTTCTGTCCCCAGATCGGTTCTGCTCCACTCTATAACCACACTGGGATTGGTGTCGAGGTTTGAAACTTGACATGGCAGAATGACTGTCTGTCCAGCTGTCGTGTTTatctggactgaaagacaggaaacaccacagagcagagaggttaaaaaCATAATAGACAACATCAGCAACTAGGAAGCAGCTCATTTGTTGATCAAAAACAATTGTAGTAACTCACCAAGAGGAAGAATCTTTAGCTCGATGGTACAGGTGTGCTCTGTTGCTCTCTCCCTCTGGTTTGCTCCTCGCGTGACGACATGGCATTCATATGTTCCACTATCAGCAGGCGTCACGttgttcagaatcaaagacacgtctccatccttcatctgctTGTCCTGAAGATTCACCCgattcttaaaagatggatgctggtgaTCTGGAACAAAGTGCTCATCCTGGAACAACAAGGCATAACCTGCTCCCAAATCAGATCTGATCCATTCTACAACTATGATGGGCTTCTGATTGTTGTGAGCTCGACATGGCAGAGTGATgttctgtccagactcagctctGATGTTTATCTTGtctgaaagaagaaataaaagataGCTAAagtaagagagagaaaacagagataAAGCTAATGgtatccattaaaaaaaaatccaatgttGCCTTGTTCTTGATTTACCGCACTCACAAGAATTTTGGAAAACTTGACTTCTGACCAAGTTCTGGTCAAACTCATCTTcattctcacattcacacactttgtTCTCCAGGCCGCTGCCCACCTGCCTAACCAGTTGACaacaataccccatcagccttttaaaGCTGAGGTATCAGTTTGAAAGTCCTCTTTCTCAAGTTATCTTGTTCATAAGGCTGGGTGTCCCCACCAGCTGCCTTTACCAAAGCTAAAACAGATAAAGCCACCCACCCTCAGACCCCACATTGTGAGGTGTGCACAAAGGTAAAGTTTATGCAGACTAGGAATAAGGAGCCTGATGCAGGAGTATAGGTAATGATCATTCCAGTGCAGTGTTCGTGTATTATCTCGAAAGTAAGAGTGACAAGGTGCAAGCAACACAAAGGTTTCTGGCTGATACAGCCCCATATGGGCAGATTAAAAGTATCAGATCagaacagacttaaaaacttaTCAGACTCTTCTTAGCAAAACTGGGATCAGACATGAGACCTAAGAACCACACACACCACATCAAAAGAGTACTGCTAAGCAAAACTGACTACAGTTTTGACGTGGCCAGATGTATGCTTATAGAGAGAGAGTTATTTAAGCAGTTTGTATGCAGTACAAACAGCAGCTGTGGTGAGGAACAGATGTTTTAACAAACTCACAAAACAGACACCGTAATTGATGCTGACAAGAAGAAAGTCAAACCTTTTCAAGATGCAAACATTTGGAACAGCATATTATGTTTATAAACAGAACAAGAGAAAACTAGACTCAAGGTGTGCAAAGGGAATGTTAGCTGGAAATGACAACAATATTTCAGCCTACTGGGTCTTTTATCCTAACAGTGGGAAAGTGCTCAGCCACAGATTCGCCATGTCTGTGATGAAAACAACTGtggaaagacaaacacaaacgGACATGATGCCATGTGATAAAGATGACTTTAAGATATAAAAGAGGACTAAAAAGACAAAGTCAAAAGATGGGTGTAGACTTTGAAGAAACTTTCTCTCCCACTGCTTATCTGACCACTATCATGGTATCTATGCAAAGAGCAGTACAATTAAACATGGTTTTACATCAGATGGATGTTAAAACTGCCTATCTGCGTGCACCACTAAATTGTGAGACATACATGAAACAACCAGAGAGCTAAAAGGAGGCTGAATCTGATACAAATGTAAGGTTGAAATAGTAACTGTATGGGCTAAAACAATCAGGCAGAAGCTGGAATAAGATGCTACATGAACATATGAGTAGGAACAATTTTGTGCTCCTCAATTTTATGGTTACACATGAACACCAAAGAATGAAAAGGTAATCTTGATAAAATGGGTAAATGACCTGATCATTGACACCAGCAATAACAACACACTGATTGTTGTGAAGGAAATGTAGGCAAGAAAATTCTAAATGAAAGATTTGGGTTAACTGAAACATTGTATTGGTGTTGATTTTGACCAGAGAGATAACTATGTGAGGATgtcacagaaaaaagaaaaatatgtgggggaaaaaaatccttgaaagGTTTAATATGCAAGGTTACAAAGCTAGAGCGACACCTTGTGAGCAAAAACTGAACTACACTGATGGTGTAGAAAAGATGAACGATTTCCAAAGGTACAGAGACGTCGTCTGATCAGTGCTGCAATAAAAGCAGAGTTCTGAGCACATAGCGATCCAGATTGTGGGGCTGATGTaacagacagaatgacacagCAGAACTGGTTACTGTATAGGCCTGACTGTGAATGATCATTTAATGTAATAGAAAACTAAAACGCAAACCACTGTTGCATTATCCAGCTGTGAAGCTGAGTACATGGCCTTAGCTACAACTGTACAAGAGAGTATGTACTCATACAACAACATCAACAAGGTATCGATGGACCTATGCACCACATAAGGTTTATGAAGAGAACCAGGGTGTGATAGCATTGGCAATGAATCATTTAACCAGACAGAGATGCAAGCATAGTGACATAAACTATCACTTTATAAGGTCAACTGTAAATGAAAGGAAAATTATTTTGGATAGCTGGCCAATGGATGGGATGGTAACAGATGTGATGACAAAACCTGCTACAAAAGTTAAGTTGTTTAAATTTGAATGGTTTATGTTCATACCGTacataaaaaaagttttatatgATACTGGGTGAGAAACCTCGTGTTTTTAGGAGAATGACAAAGTGAGAACAAGTGGAGGTGTTAGATAAAAATATGCTCTAAACTGTAAGAAGGACGTCTTTCTTTAGTATTTTCTAGACACAGACAATGTTTGAGCTGATGTAGAGAGGATATAAAGGAAAATGGAAACAGCcaataaaatcattgtttggCATGTGGCTGTCAATAAAgttactctctctctcactcttggGAGCGATGTTAAGTCTAAAAATGGCGGAAGGCTGTTGTGTGTTTATTCCTCCGTAATAATCCTCGGTTCAGTCTCGACATTTACACCAGAATTCCTGCGCATTTCTCCTTCGCTAACACATAAATATGAAACTATGAATGCTGCAGAAAATCGTTAATGTGGTGATTTATCGCACAAAGCGGTAAAACAAagattttaattacagttaattATTTTAGCACTGAGCGCgctctcagtgctgctgtgaAGGTGGCGGCAGCACATCAGCGCTCTGAAACCATTTAAACATAAAAGCTGACTGTCCCACCGCCAAACGTGGAAATTACTCGTTTGCAGAACAAAGTCAATTTAACTGATTGAACATATATTCTTGGTGTGTGTTCTGCGTTCTTGTAACTGCGACAGCAGTAGAGTAAGGGCGTTTCCACACTCTGGTCCCAATCCGAGTTTTTAAACTGGAGGTTTGGTTTGTATTCACACGGAAAAATCAAAGTGAACTCCAAACAAAATGCGTCACTACAAACaatgtgaaaatgtttgcaAAAGGTTCCGTCAGAACAACATTTAAATGAGATTAGATTAAAACAAACTGTCACTTACCATCGGAGCCTGAGGCGAGAGTCACGGAGAGTATGATCCACGGCACAAATCCTGCGCGGAAGATGTTACACATGTTCTCGGTGACATCTCTATAAACACCAAACAAAGTTTCCAAAGTTTATTCCAAATACAACTCCatgtttcagcttctgctttACAGCGTACCAGTGGATCAATGTCAGTCTGCGTATTGATACTGAAACTTCAGACCTGTAAGTTCCTGCTCTGAACTTAATTTGGATGTTCGAAACTCATTTTTAACGTCACTGATTTGAGCTAAAGGTGTATTTTGTTATCAAAAGAGAACACAGGAGGAGACGAATACAATACGAGGAAACTCCAGTGTAAAAAATACCTGATATAGGAACTATTTATCCTTCCGCCTCCTCCTGGGATCACCTCACGGCTTACAAATGCTTTTGTTCGAGTTGCgtcattaattatttttttctattcccGTGCAGTTTTCTGACTCTTTGGTGACTcacagttgtttgtttgttttttgtttcgttTCGTGTTGTCGGGGGGCTGTGTCAGGaaattattgatcagtgatcagaTTGGTGGTCAACATGCACGAAGTTTTTCAGCCTCAGTGGGAAGTCATTAAAGCAGAGAGGTCCAGTCGATCAAGCAGTATTCACACGTCTCAGCTCACTTCCTCTCAGCCAAACCGCTTTCAGCTACAGGAAGATGCAAGCTGTTCCCACGAATCTGCAACACGATCAACACAAGTCACGTTAAGATAAACATTAAACAAAGTCATTGGTAGTCATTCAGGTTCCAAAAGTTTGCTCTGTAATCTCAAAGGCATCATGCTGTCAGTGAAGGCATCGCACAAGTACTGACATGTTTTCATTCATGTGGATTTACTGTCTGCGGCTTCCTGAGTTAATTCAGCCACTTACAATTTGTTTTAACGCTCAATGAAGGCATCAAATTATTCCTTTATAGTTGGTTATCATTCTGTTTGAGTATTTGAACACTTTGTCAAACAGTCGAACCATTGCTTTCATGATAACCACAATTACGACATCATGTcacggaggaagaggaggagggtttGAGTGACTTTGAACTGATCAGTGTTGGTTTGATATTACAGAGAGTGGGATGAAGGACACTGCCgcagtcctgtcctccctgtgatggagggagatgacgtcactctgctcggTAAATCAAAGACCACTCGCTCCAACCTGTTGCTTTGAAAccgttttctttctttcttttttataattCACTGGACAGCTGGACAAGTAtgtttataaatataatattaggCCAATTTTcttatacatatttttgacctGGGGGTAGAATTGATTGTAAACTGGAAAGGGAGAATGCTTATGAACTTGCAAAGTAAAAACTTGATGCATTTAAGGTaacactttttcatttttctttaagaagagaatttgttcTGCTGTGCGATGGCCGAGGCTGTTTCTTTTCTTAGAGATAATTTCTCCTGCCTTAGAGAAAATCCTCTCACATGAAACGGAAGAGGCTGGAGGGCATAGAAACTGCAATTCAAGTTGGTAGAGATGCAGTTATACGGTCTTCCTGGGTCCCACAGACGATCACCTTCAATAAACAGATTAAATTGCTGGACATTTTGTagaataacattttaagattattttaaaaatattttttattatattacattcatgtctttctaaatgtgtttaaagaaagaaagtgtactttattgatccccgtggggaaattcctctctgcatttaacccattcactcagtgaagcagtgggtaGCCATTGGCcacccggggagcagtgtgtaaggatggtaccttgctcaggagtacctcagggtagctgttcaggGGAATCGAACCCCTGACCTTTCAATCATagggccaccactctacctactgggCTATCATTATAAGTTATATAATGATAGCTTTATATTATGAAAAGCggatttttgacattttaagtttttcacattttcagataGAAACACGCACAAAACCAAAGTAGATAAAAAGAACTAAAACCTGTCAAACCCACCTGATTGACCAGAATCAACTCACAATAATGCTACACGACAGGACCTCCTCTCTTCTGGCTCCATATCTCTTAATAGAATGATCAGTGGTTCGCCATCTCTCACCATGAGATAAAGTGGTAGTACAAGACCTAAAGTGGCAGTTAGTACAGTGTTGCACAAAGTAAGAGTTTttatattaattaataattaaaaaaaatgaagtgcaGAGTGTAAAGTGTACTTGCAAAACTGTAAGGCAGTTTCTCTGTGCTTTCTGTgatgtgtgttgtgtgttcaaGTATTTGTGTGAACTTTgtgaataaagttttattttttatttcagtttgttgGTATCCCTACgttattattttaaaagttttatgttATGACTTATGGTTTTATGGCTTGATCAACAACAACATAAGTACATGTCAGCagttaatcagaatcagagtcagaatactttattgatccctacgggaaattatgtatttcacatgCGTGTCCTTAGAGTGTGGTATTTAACCCACATAAGCTCCCATCTGCTGCCTCGTCCACATTATAGCCTGCAGACTCTCAAGTGACATCTTTCTTTGAACCAAAACCTTCACTATTTtgtgtcatttaaaaatgtcttatGACCTAATTTTGCAGGAAATGACCCCACCATCTCCTTGGCGACAGCAATCAGTGGTGAGGCAGAGACTGTGTGATGTCTGTGATGAGACTGTGGCACTGACCACTGAACATCAGTTCTAAGCTCATGCTCCATCAGATGGTGGATGTCAGGTCACTGTGACTGAATTACATGTGACATCATAatacctgtctttatttgcacTGATATTGTGAAtaaggttttcttttttgtgagcTTATGAACATCCTGATGctgttttttcacattttttaaataagttaTCTGTTAGTGTCAGTGAGAGGGAAGATATACAGGCTTGATCAACAACAACATAAGTGCATGGTGTCATGGTCTGGATGAGCCACAGTAATAGTCCAGAGTCCCTGCTTTCCTCCTCTGGGCGGAGTCTTCATCACTCCTCCCAGGTTCACCACCTGAGGTTAATCAGGCCAGCTGTATTTAAGACACAACCAGTCTCCGCTAGATTGTCGGGTAACAAATGCTATTGTATGGCTTCATGACTTCCATGTTTCTCATAGTTCATGTAGTCACCTGTGCTCTCTTGTGTCCTCAGTGGTTCCTTGGAAAACTCACTCACCTGAACGCTGGTCTCTCCTCACATCTCTGCAGCCAGTACCCTCTTTCCAGTCTCACGTCCCCACGTATTGTCTGTTTGGAATCTCGGATCATTACTCCACTTGTGTCAGCCAGGCCTCATTTCCACGCTTCTCCCCTTGTTTTAAACTCCACCTGCAAACAAGTAAGGCTGTTTCATTCTTCAACTGTGGATCTGCCTTGTCAGTTTCCCAAACCAACTCCGACTAagctctccctctctttcagtACCACTCCATCACCACTGTTCCCCTTGCTGAGCTGCGTCTATCACAGTTTATGTTCAAAGTTCACAATGATCTCACAGCTTCTGTTCATAGTACATCACAGTCACTTTGTCTGAGACCTCATACTTCATGTTACAGTAACTTCATTTTTACTTCATGTAAATATTATTGTCACAACATCACTGTAAATTAAATTCTTGTTCACTTCATTCTGGGTCTCCGTTTTAAGTCTGGTTTTAGGACCACCTCACGTTCTGGCTTCAGCCCTGACACATGTCACCAGTAATGACGTGCATATCTTTAGACTGTGGTAGGAAACCCACACATGCTCCTGTCTGCTCTCTGGTTTTCCACAGACTCGTGTACATCACAGCCAGCAGACTCACATGTGAAACCTTTCTGTGTAAGTGACACGTTGGCTGTGGCTTAACTTTAGCCATCTGTGGTGTGTTTGCGCTCAGCTTTGTCTGCAACATGCCTCACAACGAACATCCACTACAATTGCAGTGCTATCCAGGTCTGTGGCAAAACATTTCTATTTCTctaaatcaaaaatcaaagcagaaataaaaaataatgatgttGCATCATTAACAACAAATTGATTAACATGAATCGCTACTTTATTGTGCGGCAGGGCCCTATTTCATTGGGCCTGGCCGGCACAGCACAAACAAGGTCCTAAAGGATGATTCCCACCCTCCTTTAGGCCCACCACCCATAGAAGGCACTATAGGGGTAGGTGCAATGTGTGTTGGGCAGCGACAAGAAGCGGGAGACCCTGGCAGACTGATCCCTGGCTTCTGACACTTGCTATTGGGACaatgaatgtcacctctctggtgtgGAAGGAGCCCGAGTTTAGGCAAAgaggttgagaggtactggctagatatagtcggtgTGCTGAAAGGTGCTCCACCTgtggactctgttgtcctactgacAGATTTCAACACTTATATGGGAAACGATAGTGAGACCTGGAGGAAGGCTCTGCCAGATCTGAACCCCAGTGGTGTTCTGTTACCAGATCACGTGGATCACGTGGtggggaggatgctggacagacctgaGGCACCCAAACATATACTCAGGGTACACTGGGAACATCTGACAGAGGCCCTGATCTCCAAGATCTTTAACTCCTACATTCggtagagcttcaacagcattctgagggagactggggatACTAAATTCAAATGGACCACATTCCGCACCTcgattgctgctgctgctgtactcAGCTATGGccacaaggtggttggtgcTTGTTGTGGTGGTAACCCCCGAACAAATAGTGGACATCAGAGGTGAAGGGAGGGGTGAAGGGAGCAATCAGGCAAGATTGCTCCCTTCAATCTTCGGAGGCAGCGATTGGGACCGACAGGCAGAGTGGAACAgctagtgactgaaagaacaagATCGCAGATACAAGCAGTGGAAATAAGCTTTCTCCGAAGGGTAGCTGGCTTCTCCTTTAGAGATAGGATGAGGAGTTTGACCATCCAGGaggagctcagagtagagccactgctcATCCACTTTGAAAGTAGGTATTTCTGGGATCTGAAAGGGATGCTTCCTCGGTGAGGTGTTTCAGACTGTCCCATCAGGAGGAGATCCTGGGGCAGAGCCAGGACACCCTCGAGAGATTATGTCTCGGCTTGCCTGGGAACGATTTGTTGTTCctctggacaagctggaggaggtgccCAGGGGAGAAGGAGGTCTAGGCTTCTCtgtttaggctgctgccccagtGTAATATTTAAGGGTGCAGTGTTGTCAGAAAGACAGTGACATCTCAACGTGCATAAAAcctttcctgtttttgtcacagccagtggttaaaaaaagactttagAAACGTGTCTCTCCCACACTGATGACTTTGGATAACCAGAACCAATAACAGTGTTGGTCTTTGTCTCAGTAATAGAAGTTTTACCTGTTTCTGACAGCAAGTCAACGGTTTAAGCAGGAAGAAGCAGTCGCTCATCAGCAATCAAAACAACGGCAGGTCACTGTCTCTCAGCTGAGCTGCAGTCAGCTACAGAAAGATCCACATTGTTTCCACAAATCTGCAACACGACCAACACAGGAGATGATTAAGATCAAAGTTAATCAAATACACAGACAATCACTTTTGAGATTCTCTCATATTATATACGAAACGTTTGCCACACAGAACACAGGGAACTGTCAATGAAGGCATGAGGCAGGTACTgacatgttttcatttatgtgtatttattctTGTCTGTGGTTTCCTGATTGACTTCAGCCACTTTCAATGCTTGTTTTAACAtttagtgatttttttcttttctctttttgcagTTTGACAGAGAAACCATTTCACTGATGACCACAACACTGGCAACCTGTCacagaggaaaaggaggagggtttgactttaagtgactgtGAGCTGGTCAAACTCTGTTATCACCAAGAGCAG
Proteins encoded:
- the LOC134624716 gene encoding uncharacterized protein LOC134624716 isoform X1: MCNIFRAGFVPWIILSVTLASGSDDKINIRAESGQNITLPCRAHNNQKPIIVVEWIRSDLGAGYALLFQDEHFVPDHQHPSFKNRVNLQDKQMKDGDVSLILNNVTPADSGTYECHVVTRGANQRERATEHTCTIELKILPLVQINTTAGQTVILPCQVSNLDTNPSVVIEWSRTDLGTEHVFFYQDQKFIPDDQHPSFKNRVDLQDRQMKDGDVSLILKNVTINDTGTYMCCVFMKGAKHRRRAKLDSDLISVVNLSVVPPGQQGDTEDGVIRYKVIYFLLFLVPVPVAVILICKKKNKNNPPLPTPLTDEVANEVY
- the LOC134624716 gene encoding uncharacterized protein LOC134624716 isoform X3, producing MCNIFRAGFVPWIILSVTLASGSDDKINIRAESGQNITLPCRAHNNQKPIIVVEWIRSDLGAGYALLFQDEHFVPDHQHPSFKNRVNLQDKQMKDGDVSLILNNVTPADSGTYECHVVTRGANQRERATEHTCTIELKILPLVQINTTAGQTVILPCQVSNLDTNPSVVIEWSRTDLGTEHVFFYQDQKFIPDDQHPSFKNRVDLQDRQMKDGDVSLILKNVTINDTGTYMCCVFMKGAKHRRRAKLDSDLISVVNLSVVPPGPGILLK
- the LOC134624716 gene encoding uncharacterized protein LOC134624716 isoform X2, with protein sequence MCNIFRAGFVPWIILSVTLASGSDDKINIRAESGQNITLPCRAHNNQKPIIVVEWIRSDLGAGYALLFQDEHFVPDHQHPSFKNRVNLQDKQMKDGDVSLILNNVTPADSGTYECHVVTRGANQRERATEHTCTIELKILPLVQINTTAGQTVILPCQVSNLDTNPSVVIEWSRTDLGTEHVFFYQDQKFIPDDQHPSFKNRVDLQDRQMKDGDVSLILKNVTINDTGTYMCCVFMKGAKHRRRAKLDSDLISVVNLSVVPPGQQGDTEDGVIRYKVLAFY